One region of Catenuloplanes indicus genomic DNA includes:
- a CDS encoding MetQ/NlpA family ABC transporter substrate-binding protein yields MRRTLVALTAAASLLIGVAACGNDSGAEGGSASDTLKIGVSPVPHGEILKYVSDNLAAAEGLKIEIVEFSDYIQPNTALQDEQLDANYFQHIPYLEEEIASKGYTFTPLKPVHIEPLGVYSKTVKALTEVPDGGVVAIPNDPSNSGRALSLLATNGLITLKDGVGVKATEADITGNPKNLKFEALEAAQLPRSLEDTAVSVINGNYAIETGLSPATDALALETGENNPYANLVVVRTGEETDERIVKLEKLLHSQQVKDFIAQKYNGSVLAAF; encoded by the coding sequence ATGCGTCGTACCCTCGTCGCGCTCACCGCGGCCGCCTCGCTCCTGATCGGCGTGGCCGCCTGCGGCAACGACTCCGGCGCGGAAGGCGGCAGCGCGAGCGACACGCTCAAGATCGGCGTCAGTCCCGTCCCGCACGGCGAGATCCTCAAGTACGTCAGCGACAACCTGGCGGCCGCCGAGGGCCTGAAGATCGAGATCGTCGAGTTCAGCGACTACATCCAGCCGAACACCGCGCTCCAGGACGAGCAGCTGGACGCGAACTACTTCCAGCACATCCCGTACCTGGAGGAGGAGATCGCGTCCAAGGGCTACACGTTCACGCCGCTCAAGCCGGTGCACATCGAGCCGCTCGGCGTCTACTCCAAGACGGTCAAGGCGCTCACCGAGGTCCCGGACGGCGGCGTGGTCGCGATCCCGAACGACCCGTCCAACTCCGGCCGCGCGCTCAGCCTGCTCGCCACCAACGGCCTGATCACGCTGAAGGACGGTGTCGGCGTCAAGGCCACCGAAGCCGACATCACCGGTAACCCGAAGAACCTCAAGTTCGAGGCGCTGGAGGCCGCCCAGCTGCCGCGCAGCCTCGAGGACACCGCCGTCTCCGTCATCAACGGCAACTACGCGATCGAGACCGGCCTGTCCCCGGCCACCGACGCGCTCGCGCTGGAGACCGGCGAGAACAACCCGTACGCGAACCTGGTCGTGGTCCGCACCGGCGAGGAGACCGACGAGCGCATCGTCAAGCTCGAGAAGCTCCTCCACTCCCAGCAGGTCAAGGACTTCATCGCCCAGAAGTACAACGGCTCGGTCCTGGCCGCGTTCTGA
- a CDS encoding methionine ABC transporter ATP-binding protein, with product MISIRDLRKVYRGRGRAVTALDGVTLDVAEGEIYGVLGRSGAGKSTLLRSVNLLERPDSGTVTVGGVELTALPERRLRRERQRIGMIHQHFALLSSRTVAGNVAFPLEVTGVPRARRAARVAELLELVGLEGRAGAYPAQLSGGQKQRVGIARALAGDPKVLLSDEATSALDPETTHSILALLADLNRRLGLTILLITHEMDVVKRICHSAAIMRDGRFTESGRIAEILARPGSELAAELLRLGPAPDLPGQTVVDVTVSGDHADRPLIAELARRFEVDVRILGGTVEELAATRAGRLRLALPGTAEHNRGALTWLRETGIPAEVPRTGAGPDGAGPDGAAAAVVDKTGDRS from the coding sequence GTGATCAGCATCAGGGATCTGCGCAAGGTCTACCGCGGGCGCGGCCGGGCCGTGACCGCGCTCGACGGCGTCACGCTGGACGTCGCCGAGGGCGAGATCTACGGTGTGCTCGGTCGCAGCGGCGCCGGCAAGAGCACGCTGCTGCGCAGCGTGAACCTGCTGGAACGCCCGGACTCCGGCACCGTCACCGTGGGTGGGGTCGAGCTGACCGCGCTGCCGGAGCGGCGGCTGCGCCGGGAACGGCAGCGAATCGGCATGATCCACCAGCACTTCGCGCTGCTCAGCTCGCGGACCGTGGCCGGTAACGTGGCGTTCCCGCTGGAGGTGACCGGCGTGCCGCGGGCACGGCGGGCCGCGCGGGTGGCGGAGCTGCTGGAGCTGGTCGGGCTGGAGGGCCGCGCGGGGGCGTACCCGGCGCAGCTGTCCGGCGGTCAGAAGCAGCGGGTCGGCATCGCGCGGGCGCTGGCCGGCGACCCGAAGGTACTGCTCTCCGACGAAGCCACCTCGGCGCTCGACCCGGAGACCACGCACTCGATCCTGGCGCTGCTGGCCGACCTGAACCGGCGGCTCGGGCTGACGATCCTGCTGATCACGCACGAGATGGACGTGGTGAAGCGGATCTGCCACTCGGCCGCGATCATGCGGGACGGGCGGTTCACCGAGTCCGGGCGGATCGCCGAGATCCTGGCCCGGCCGGGCTCGGAGCTGGCGGCCGAACTGCTGCGGCTCGGGCCGGCGCCGGACCTGCCGGGGCAGACCGTGGTGGACGTTACGGTCAGCGGCGACCACGCGGACCGGCCGCTGATCGCGGAACTTGCCCGGCGCTTCGAGGTGGACGTGCGCATCCTCGGCGGCACTGTGGAGGAACTGGCCGCGACGCGCGCGGGCCGGCTGCGGCTGGCACTGCCGGGCACCGCGGAGCACAACCGTGGCGCGTTGACCTGGCTGCGCGAGACCGGCATCCCGGCCGAGGTGCCGCGCACCGGTGCGGGCCCGGACGGTGCCGGGCCGGACGGTGCCGCGGCCGCCGTTGTCGACAAGACGGGAGACCGGTCGTGA
- a CDS encoding ATP-binding cassette domain-containing protein: protein MTTTPGILAEDLHKRYARTTALNGFHLDVPAGTVHGLLGPNGAGKTTAVRILATLLRFDAGRAVVAGADVTKQPGTVRERIALTGQYAAVDGLLSGRQNLVLFGRLHHLSAQAARRRADELLERFGLTDAAHRSAQTYSGGMQRRLDLAASLIRRPSVLFLDEPTTGLDPRSRNQVWQAVRDLVADGTTVLLTTQYLEEADQLADHISVIDAGRVVAGGTPDALKSVIGADRLEVVIRDADVLAKAAAILGAADPDVDPDTRRIRVPVTDRVGALIEAARALQDAGITVVDLGVHRPTLDEVFLHLTGHQA, encoded by the coding sequence ATGACCACGACACCCGGGATCCTCGCCGAGGACCTGCACAAACGCTACGCGCGGACGACCGCGCTGAACGGCTTCCATCTCGACGTCCCGGCCGGCACCGTGCACGGGCTGCTCGGCCCGAACGGCGCCGGCAAGACCACGGCGGTGCGCATCCTGGCCACGCTGCTGCGCTTCGACGCCGGCCGTGCGGTGGTGGCCGGTGCCGACGTGACGAAGCAGCCCGGCACGGTACGCGAGCGGATCGCGCTGACCGGCCAGTACGCCGCGGTGGACGGCCTGCTCAGCGGCCGGCAGAACCTGGTGCTGTTCGGCCGCCTGCACCACCTGAGCGCCCAGGCCGCCCGCCGCCGCGCCGACGAGCTGCTGGAACGATTCGGCCTGACGGATGCGGCGCACCGGTCCGCGCAGACGTACTCCGGCGGTATGCAGCGCCGGCTGGACCTGGCCGCGAGCCTGATCCGCCGCCCGTCCGTGCTGTTCCTGGACGAGCCGACCACCGGCCTGGACCCGCGCAGCCGCAACCAGGTCTGGCAGGCCGTCCGGGACCTGGTCGCGGACGGCACCACGGTGTTGCTGACCACGCAGTACCTGGAGGAGGCGGACCAGCTCGCCGACCACATCTCGGTGATCGACGCGGGCCGGGTGGTCGCGGGCGGTACGCCGGACGCGCTCAAGTCGGTGATCGGCGCGGACCGCCTCGAGGTGGTGATCCGCGACGCGGACGTGCTGGCCAAGGCGGCGGCGATCCTCGGTGCGGCGGACCCGGACGTGGACCCGGACACGCGCCGGATCCGGGTGCCGGTCACGGACCGGGTGGGCGCGCTGATCGAGGCGGCCCGCGCGCTGCAGGACGCCGGCATCACGGTGGTGGACCTCGGCGTCCACCGGCCCACGCTCGACGAGGTCTTCCTCCACCTGACGGGACACCAGGCATGA
- a CDS encoding ABC transporter permease — translation MNHALRDARVMTGRYLTHVARAPEEIVLYFTLPIMFTLVFGYVFGAGMAVSGDTYREFLIPGVFVMTMLYGLGATATAVAVDINRGVVDRFRSMPTARSALMAGRSAADLVRALLEMSVLIVCGLLVGWQAHRGIGLALAGVALILLLRVALTWVGIWLGSLVPNPDTVSVIVFPLAFPLTALSNVFVAPELMPSWVGVVAQWNPLSATVAAARDLFGNPGVGGDSWAAGHALPLAIGWPLLLIAVFAPLAVRRYRRLGS, via the coding sequence ATGAACCACGCTCTCCGCGACGCCCGCGTGATGACCGGCCGCTACCTCACGCACGTGGCCCGCGCACCGGAGGAGATCGTCCTCTACTTCACCCTGCCGATCATGTTCACGCTGGTCTTCGGCTACGTGTTCGGCGCCGGCATGGCGGTCTCCGGCGACACGTACCGCGAGTTCCTGATCCCCGGCGTGTTCGTGATGACCATGCTGTACGGGCTGGGTGCGACCGCCACCGCGGTCGCGGTCGACATCAACCGGGGCGTGGTCGACCGGTTCCGGTCGATGCCGACCGCGCGATCCGCGCTGATGGCCGGGCGCAGCGCCGCCGACCTGGTCCGCGCGCTGCTGGAGATGTCCGTACTGATCGTCTGCGGCCTGCTGGTCGGCTGGCAGGCGCACCGGGGGATCGGGCTCGCACTGGCCGGCGTCGCCCTGATCCTGTTGCTGCGGGTGGCACTCACCTGGGTCGGCATCTGGCTGGGCAGCCTGGTGCCGAACCCGGACACGGTCTCCGTGATCGTCTTCCCGCTGGCGTTCCCGCTGACCGCGCTCTCCAACGTGTTCGTGGCTCCGGAGCTGATGCCGTCCTGGGTCGGCGTGGTCGCCCAGTGGAACCCGCTTTCCGCGACCGTCGCGGCGGCCCGGGATCTGTTCGGCAACCCCGGCGTGGGCGGTGACTCCTGGGCGGCCGGCCATGCGCTGCCGCTCGCGATCGGCTGGCCGCTGCTGCTCATCGCGGTCTTCGCCCCGCTCGCGGTCCGCCGGTACCGGCGCCTCGGGTCCTGA
- a CDS encoding tryptophan 2,3-dioxygenase family protein — translation MSAETAAVRAWTAAGGEFPYREVLTAYRRWGKALVPNGLLDALSEARPHAGAGLRALLDVLLDKRDGAYDYRSYLALPLLAPHLADRDLLTVLLVADLMRFELAAAGDPAVAGDPAGPLPVMPPDGGLVDKRLRHGLRVVRPVLARLGWTVPVPEPGVRAEARAVWAATDARLRDDQRLMLRCTVLPVDIVHDEYLFIRVLQTFEAAFAALVRDLERVPSALTDGSVSTADRLLRHAAALLREVSPLWSVVATMRVEAFRRFRQWTEGASAIQSRHYKLMESLARRPDDARLGSAAYDHVPEIRELVLTGLPSVDAAYRAATLPPEARAAAGAAMADFAASVDVWRRTHHRLAVRMLGAETGGTGYTGGASYLAKAREIPVFG, via the coding sequence GTGAGCGCCGAGACGGCCGCGGTGCGGGCGTGGACCGCGGCCGGCGGGGAGTTCCCGTACCGGGAAGTGCTCACCGCGTACCGGCGATGGGGTAAGGCTCTGGTTCCGAACGGGCTGCTGGACGCGCTGTCCGAGGCCCGGCCGCACGCGGGGGCCGGGCTCCGGGCGCTGCTGGACGTGTTGCTGGACAAGCGGGACGGCGCCTACGACTACCGCTCCTATCTGGCGCTGCCGCTGCTGGCGCCGCACCTGGCCGACCGCGACCTGCTCACCGTGCTGCTGGTCGCCGACCTGATGCGCTTCGAACTGGCCGCGGCCGGCGACCCCGCGGTGGCCGGCGATCCGGCCGGTCCGCTGCCGGTGATGCCGCCGGACGGGGGGCTGGTGGACAAGCGGCTGCGGCACGGGCTGCGGGTGGTCCGGCCGGTGCTGGCCAGGCTCGGCTGGACCGTGCCGGTGCCGGAGCCGGGCGTGCGGGCCGAGGCGCGCGCGGTGTGGGCGGCCACGGACGCACGGCTCCGCGACGATCAGCGGCTGATGCTGCGCTGCACGGTGCTGCCGGTCGACATCGTGCACGACGAGTACCTGTTCATCCGGGTGCTCCAGACGTTCGAGGCCGCGTTCGCCGCGCTGGTCCGCGACCTCGAACGCGTGCCCAGTGCACTGACTGATGGCTCGGTCAGCACGGCGGATCGCCTGCTGCGGCACGCGGCCGCACTGCTGCGTGAGGTGAGTCCGCTCTGGTCGGTGGTGGCCACGATGCGGGTGGAGGCGTTCCGGCGGTTCCGGCAGTGGACGGAGGGCGCGAGCGCGATCCAGTCCCGGCACTACAAGCTGATGGAGAGTCTGGCTCGCCGGCCGGACGACGCGCGCCTCGGCTCGGCCGCCTACGACCACGTGCCGGAGATCCGCGAGCTGGTGCTGACCGGACTGCCGTCGGTCGACGCGGCCTACCGGGCCGCGACGCTGCCGCCGGAGGCGCGTGCGGCGGCCGGTGCCGCGATGGCCGACTTCGCCGCGTCCGTGGACGTCTGGCGCCGCACCCACCACCGCCTGGCCGTGCGCATGCTGGGCGCGGAGACCGGCGGCACCGGGTACACCGGCGGCGCCTCGTATCTGGCGAAGGCCCGGGAGATCCCGGTGTTCGGCTGA
- a CDS encoding methionine ABC transporter permease: protein MTWEDIWPLLGAGLWETAYMVGISTAITALGGLLIGVLLVLTERGGLLAAPAVNLVLGLIVNVGRSLPFIILLVAVIPFTRAVVGTTIGTDAAIVPLTIGAIPFFARIVETAIREVPRDVVNAAIAAGASRRQIVRKVLLREARPGLAAGLTITVIALVGYSAMAGTVGGGGLGDLAIRYGYQRFETEMMIATVVVLVLFVQAVQSLGDLVVRRLSHR, encoded by the coding sequence GTGACGTGGGAAGACATCTGGCCGTTGCTCGGTGCGGGGTTGTGGGAGACCGCCTACATGGTGGGGATCTCCACGGCGATCACCGCGCTCGGCGGGCTGCTGATCGGCGTGCTGCTGGTGTTGACCGAGCGTGGCGGCCTGCTCGCCGCGCCCGCGGTGAACCTGGTGCTCGGCCTGATCGTCAACGTGGGCCGGTCGCTGCCGTTCATCATCCTGCTGGTCGCGGTCATCCCGTTCACCCGCGCGGTGGTCGGCACCACGATCGGCACGGACGCCGCGATCGTGCCGCTGACCATCGGCGCGATCCCGTTCTTCGCCCGGATCGTGGAGACCGCGATCCGTGAGGTGCCGCGCGACGTGGTCAACGCCGCGATCGCGGCCGGTGCGTCGCGCCGGCAGATCGTCCGCAAGGTGCTGCTGCGCGAGGCGCGGCCCGGCCTGGCGGCCGGACTGACCATCACGGTCATCGCGCTGGTCGGCTATTCCGCGATGGCCGGGACCGTCGGCGGTGGCGGCCTCGGCGACCTGGCCATTCGGTACGGGTACCAGCGCTTCGAGACCGAGATGATGATCGCGACCGTGGTGGTGCTGGTGCTGTTCGTGCAGGCCGTGCAGAGCCTCGGCGACCTCGTGGTGCGCCGGCTGTCCCACCGCTGA